In a single window of the Portunus trituberculatus isolate SZX2019 chromosome 9, ASM1759143v1, whole genome shotgun sequence genome:
- the LOC123501582 gene encoding mannose-P-dolichol utilization defect 1 protein homolog codes for MAALFRQLCLLVLTEACYDEFFVKFNFLDVPCLRAALSKGLGLAIVGGSILVKVPQIMKIVKSQSGDGISVAGTSLELTAIVFNVAYSFVNRYPFSSYGDGVFLLIQTAVIGMLVFLYSGAAKKAALYVMLVFTVTAVLCSGQLPIKFLWVLQASNIPVVFAGKMVQAVANFRNSSTGQLSAVTVTMLFLGSMARIFTSIQETGDPIIILTYSVATFANGVIMTQVIYYWNVPAKTKKE; via the exons ATGGCAGCCCTTTTCCGCCAGCTGTGCCTCCTGGTGCTGACTGAGGCTTGCTACGATGAATTCTTCGTAAAATTTAACTTCCTTGATG TGCCATGTCTTAGGGCAGCACTGAGCAAGGGATTGGGGCTGGCCATCGTCGGGGGCAGCATCCTGGTGAAGGTGCCACAGATCATGAAGATAGTGAAGTCCCAGAGTGGTGACGGAATCAGTGTGGCTGGCACATCGCTGGAGCTCACCGCCATTGTGTTCAACGTGGCGTACAGCTTTGTGAATCGCTATCCcttcag TTCGTATGGCGATGGGGTGTTCCTCCTGATACAGACGGCTGTGATCGGCATGCTGGTGTTCCTGTACAGTGGTGCTGCAAAGAAGGCTGCCTTGTACGTCATGTTGGTGTTCACTGTCACTGCTGTGCTCTGCTCCGGCCAGCTCCCCATCAAGTTTCTGTGGGTGCTCCAAGCCTCAAATATTCCTGTGGTGTTTGCTGGGAAG ATGGTGCAAGCTGTTGCCAACTTCAGAAACAGCAGCACCGGCCAGCTGTCTGCGGTGACGGTGACGATGCTCTTCCTGGGGTCCATGGCACGCATCTTCACCTCCATCCAGGAGACGGGCGACCCCATCATCATCCTGACCTACAGCGTGGCCACCTTTGCCAATGGAGTGATCATGACACAGGTGATCTACTACTGGAATGTCCCGGCCAAGACCAAGAAGGAGTAG